In the genome of Calothrix sp. PCC 6303, the window AGTTGCTATTGATAAAAAATGGGGATTTGTTGATAATAAGGGTAAGTTAGTTATCAAACCTAAATTTGACGACGCTTGGTCATTTTTTGAGGGTTTAGCAGCAGTTAAAATTGGAAAAAAATGGGGATTTATTAATAATCAGGGTAAATTAGTAATTCAACCTCAGTTTGATACTGCTTGGTCATTTTCTAAGGGTTTAGCAGTAGTCCAAGTTGGGAAAAAATGGGGATTTATTAATCCAAAAGGCAAATTAATCATTAAACCTCAATTTGACAGCGCTTGGTCATTTTTTGAAGATTTAGCAGCAGTCATGATTGGGAAAAAATGGGGATTTATTGACCGCACTGGTAAATTAGTAATTAAACCCCAGTTTGATATGACTTGGAGTTTTGAAAATGGGTTAGCGCAAGTAATAGTTGGCGGAAAATCGGGATATATTGACCGTACAGGGAAAAGCGCGATCGCACCACAGTTTGATAAGATTGGTTATTTCTCCGAGGGATTAGCAGATGTACAAATTGGAGGTAAATGGGGATATATTGACCGTTCTGGAAAAAGCGCGATCGCACCACAGTTTGATAGGGCTTATTCCTTCTCTAATGGGTTAGCAGAAGTGCAAGTTGGAGAAGCATTTGGGTATATCGACCGCACTGGTAAATATATTTGGCAACCAACCCAGTAATTATCTAATTCTCGACAAATTGAAGTTTGAAATATTACGAGATAATGAGATGACAATAGAGATGGGAATTCTCCACATTCATACCGGGAATTATGAAGTGATTCCTGTTGCAACTAGCGAAATATTTTATCAATTTTGGTTACCTGCTTGTAAGTCTCTTGGATTACAATTTATCAGTCATTTTCATGATGGATCTTTAAATGTCGTCTCAGCAGAAGATGTTCCGAAAATTTTAGAAGAACTAATTTGTTTACATTCTTATACTTTAGCACAAGAAAATTTAGCTTTTATGAGCGAGAGAATAGAGCGTATAATCCAGGTATTTCAAACAACAGATTCTACATTCTATGAGTATGATTTTGGATAATTAGATGATTAGATGATTAGGTAAAGCAAATATTACAATTGTTGGCTTGATCGGCGTGAATCTAACGGTAATTTGTCGCGACACTGTAGGGGTTTAGCACTGCTAAACCCCTACTGCTAAACCCCTACGAAAGGCGTGTTATTAAATAATTCATATTTAATATTTTCTGTCAATCTGTAAGTTCTAGTTATTAGTTTTAATTATTATTTACTAACTGTTTCTCTCAAGATAGAAGCAAAGCTAAATAATATTTTTTAGGTACTCTAACCTTTCTAAAATTCTTTGTGTTCGTATCTCAGCTTGCTCCGAATGAAACCCAAAGTTGTACCGCATCTTACCCATATTCTCAATTCGCCATTGGTTGATTTTATAATCAATTTCATCGCTCATCTTCACTTGCTCATTCGTGAGTTCCGGATTGATATCGAGTCCGATGGTTTCTGCAAGGAGTCTGGCAACATTCACCGAATGAAAG includes:
- a CDS encoding WG repeat-containing protein — its product is MQFYIRHPLILLVAIAGTTFFSIPSISSDIHQSISPITVKSTKENSFPQLWKVKINGKSGYIDRTGKLVVKPQFVYASSFYEGLAQVQVGEKWGYINHTGKLVIKPQFDNCDRFLNGFARVKVGKKWGIIDSSSKFVAQPQFDMLEYFVNGFALVAIDKKWGFVDNKGKLVIKPKFDDAWSFFEGLAAVKIGKKWGFINNQGKLVIQPQFDTAWSFSKGLAVVQVGKKWGFINPKGKLIIKPQFDSAWSFFEDLAAVMIGKKWGFIDRTGKLVIKPQFDMTWSFENGLAQVIVGGKSGYIDRTGKSAIAPQFDKIGYFSEGLADVQIGGKWGYIDRSGKSAIAPQFDRAYSFSNGLAEVQVGEAFGYIDRTGKYIWQPTQ